From a single Phacochoerus africanus isolate WHEZ1 chromosome 11, ROS_Pafr_v1, whole genome shotgun sequence genomic region:
- the LOC125111714 gene encoding hemoglobin subunit beta, which yields MVHLSAEEKEAVLGLWGKVNVDEVGGEALGRLLVVYPWTQRFFESFGDLSSADAVIGNPKVKAHGKKVLQSFSDGLKHLDNLKGTFAKLSELHCDQLHVDPENFRLLGNVIVVVLARHFGKDFNPDVQAAFQKVVAGVANALAHKYH from the exons ATGGTGCATCTGTCTGCTGAGGAGAAGGAGGCCGTCCTCGGCCTGTGGGGCAAAGTGAATGTGGACGAAGTTGGTGGTGAGGCCCTGGGCAG GCTGCTGGTTGTCTACCCCTGGACTCAGAGGTTCTTCGAGTCCTTCGGGGACCTGTCCAGTGCCGATGCCGTCATCGGCAATCCCAAGGTGAAGGCCCACGGCAAGAAGGTGCTCCAGTCCTTCAGTGACGGCCTGAAACATCTCGACAACCTCAAGGGCACCTTTGCTAAGCTGAGTGAGCTGCATTGCGACCAGCTGCACGTGGATCCTGAGAACTTCAGG CTCCTGGGCAACGTGATTGTGGTTGTTCTGGCTCGCCACTTTGGCAAAGACTTCAACCCGGACGTGCAGGCTGCTTTTCAGAAGGTGGTGGCTGGTGTGGCCAATGCCCTGGCCCATAAGTACCACTAA
- the LOC125112066 gene encoding olfactory receptor 51V1, which produces MNFSSFLLTGFSGLEQHYPWLSIPFSCIYAVMLLGNCLVLHVIRTEPSLHEPMFYFLAMLAVTDLCMGLSTVHTVLGVLWGLMQEISLDACIAQSYFIHGLSCMESSVLLTMAFDRYIAICNPLRYSSILTNSRIIKIGLTILGRSFFFIISPIIRLKGFYYCRPHILSHSFCLHQDLLHLACSDIRFNSYYALMLVICTSLLDTVLIFFSYVLILKSVLAIASQEERHKSFQTCISHICAILVFYVPIVSLTMVHRFGKHLSPVVHVLMGDIYILFPPLMNPIIYSVKTQQIRKGMLRLFSLENQTLRFSRNKKPQPN; this is translated from the coding sequence ATgaatttctcctcctttcttctcacCGGATTTTCTGGTCTGGAGCAGCACTATCCCTGGCTCTCCATCCCCTTCTCCTGTATCTACGCTGTGATGCTTTTGGGTAACTGCCTGGTGCTGCATGTGATCCGGACGGAGCCCAGCCTGCACGAGCCTATGTTCTACTTCCTGGCCATGCTGGCCGTCACGGACCTGTGCATGGGGCTGTCCACCGTGCACACGGTGCTGGGGGTCCTGTGGGGACTCATGCAAGAGATCAGCCTGGATGCCTGCATCGCTCAGTCCTATTTCATCCACGGTCTGTCCTGCATGGAGTCTTCTGTTCTTCTTACCATGGCCTTTGACCGGTATATTGCAATTTGCAATCCACTGCGCTATTCCTCCATCCTGACTAATTCCAGAATTATCAAAATTGGACTCACCATCCTAGGTAGGAGTTTCTTCTTTATTATATCCCCCATCATTCGTCTGAAGGGCTTCTATTACTGCCGTCCCCACATCCTCTCTCACTCATTCTGCCTGCATCAGGACCTTCTCCACCTGGCCTGCTCGGACATCCGATTCAACAGCTACTATGCCCTGATGCTCGTTATTTGCACATCATTGTTAGATactgttcttattttcttctcctaTGTCCTGATTCTTAAGTCAGTGCTGGCAATTGCCTCTCAGGAGGAGCGGCACAAGTCATTTCAGACCTGTATCTCCCACATTTGTGCTATCCTCGTGTTCTACGTTCCTATTGTTAGCCTAACAATGGTGCACCGATTTGGCAAGCATCTCTCCCCAGTGGTCCATGTCCTTATGGGCGATATCTACATCCTTTTCCCACCTTTGATGAACCCCATCATCTACAGTGTCAAGACCCAACAGATTCGTAAAGGAATGCTCAGACTCTTTTCTCTTGAAAACCAGACACTCAGGttttcaagaaacaaaaaaccacaaccaAACTAA
- the HBE1 gene encoding hemoglobin subunit epsilon yields the protein MVHFTAEEKAVITGLWGKVNVEETGGEAVGRLLVVYPWTQRFFDSFGNMSSPSAIMGNPKVKAHGKKVLTSFGDAVKNMDNLKGTFAKLSELHCDKLHVDPENFRLLGNMIVIILASHFGREFTPEVQAAWQKLVAGVATALAHKYH from the exons ATGGTGCATTTTACTGCTGAGGAGAAGGCTGTGATCACTGGCCTGTGGGGCAAAGTGAATGTGGAAGAGACTGGAGGCGAGGCTGTGGGCAG GCTCCTGGTGGTCTACCCTTGGACCCAGAGGTTCTTTGACAGCTTTGGCAACATGTCCTCGCCCTCCGCCATCATGGGAAACCCCAAGGTCAAGGCCCACGGCAAGAAGGTGCTGACCTCCTTCGGAGACGCGGTCAAGAACATGGACAACCTCAAGGGCACGTTTGCGAAGCTGAGTGAGCTGCACTGTGACAAGCTGCATGTGGATCCTGAGAACTTCAGG CTCCTGGGCAACATGATAGTGATTATTCTGGCTTCTCACTTTGGCAGAGAGTTCACCCCTGAAGTGCAGGCTGCATGGCAGAAGCTGGTggctggtgttgccactgctctGGCCCACAAGTACCACTGA
- the LOC125112065 gene encoding LOW QUALITY PROTEIN: hemoglobin subunit epsilon-2-like (The sequence of the model RefSeq protein was modified relative to this genomic sequence to represent the inferred CDS: deleted 2 bases in 1 codon) codes for MARLPSEEKDVVICRAPGGPPWTQRFCDNFGTLSSDSGVMGNPRVKAHGRKVLTSFGNALKHTRDLKGTLACLSELHCVKMQVDPENFRLLGHMILTVLATHFSGDFTPQRQAAWQKLTDDMANALAHKYH; via the exons ATGGCTCGTCTTCCTTCGGAGGAGAAGGATGTTGTTATCTGCAGA GCTCCTGGGGGTCCACCATGGACCCAGAGGTTCTGTGACAATTTTGGCACCTTGTCTTCTGACTCTGGAGTCATGGGCAACCCCAGGGTCAAAGCCCACGGCAGGAAGGTGCTGACCTCCTTTGGAAATGCCCTTAAGCACACACGTGACCTCAAGGGCACCTTGGCATGTCTAAGTGAGCTGCACTGTGTCAAGATGCAGGTGGATCCTGAGAACTTCAGG CTCCTAGGCCACATGATATTGACTGTCTTGGCAACCCACTTCAGC GGGGACTTTACCCCCCAGAGGCAGGCTGCCTGGCAGAAGCTGACAGATGATATGGCTAATGCTCTGGCCCACAAGTACCACTAG
- the LOC125111972 gene encoding olfactory receptor 52Z1-like, protein MYILAVVGNLLLVFLVVTERRLQEPMYLFLSMLALADVLLSTATAPKMLAIFWFHSMGISFGSCVTQMFVIHFLFVLESAILLAMAFDRYVAICHPLRYTTILTTSVTGKIGTAAVVRSAVICFPFIFLVHRLAYCGRNVIARSYCEHMGIARLACDSIRVNIVYGLTVALLSTGLDVVLIVTSYTMILCAVFRIPSWPARFKALNTCGSHVCVILLFYAPAFFSFFAHRFGGETIPHHIHILVATLYVVVPPMLNPVIYGVRTKQMQQRVVWGFSSVSTARC, encoded by the coding sequence ATGTACATCCTGGCTGTCGTAGGCAACCTCCTCTTGGTCTTCCTGGTCGTGACCGAGCGTCGGCTCCAGGAGCCCATGTACCTCTTCCTGTCCATGCTGGCCCTAGCGGATGTCCTGCTCTCCACAGCCACGGCCCCCAAGATGCTGGCCATCTTCTGGTTCCACTCCATGGGAATATCCTTTGGCAGCTGTGTAACCCAGATGTTTGTCATACATTTCCTCTTTGTGTTAGAGTCTGCTATTCTCCTGGCCATGGCATtcgaccgctatgtggccatctgtcacccaCTGAGATACACCACAATCTTAACCACCTCCGTCACTGGGAAGATTGGCACGGCAGCCGTGGTCAGGAGCGCCGTCATATGCTTCCCGTTCATCTTCCTGGTACATCGACTTGCATACTGCGGGAGAAACGTCATTGCCCGTTCCTACTGTGAGCACATGGGCATCGCCAGATTGGCATGTGACAGCATCCGCGTCAACATCGTCTACGGCCTGACCGTGGCCCTGCTGTCCACAGGGCTGGATGTCGTGCTCATCGTGACGTCCTACACGATGATCCTTTGCGCCGTGTTTCGGATACCCTCCTGGCCTGCCCGGTTCAAAGCCCTGAACACATGTGGGTCCCACGTCTGTGTCATCCTTCTGTTCTACGCCCCAGCATTCTTCTCGTTCTTTGCCCATCGCTTTGGGGGTGAAACCATCCCTCATCACATCCACATCCTAGTAGCCACCCTCTACGTGGTGGTGCCCCCGATGCTCAACCCCGTGATTTATGGGGTGAGGACCAAACAGATGCAACAGCGAGTGGTTTGGGGTTTCTCCTCCGTTTCCACCGCCCGTTGTTAA
- the LOC125110809 gene encoding hemoglobin subunit beta-like — MVHLSAEEKEAVLGLWGKVNVDEVGGEALGRLLVVYPWTQRFFESFGDLSSADAVIGNPKVKAHGKKVLQSFSDGLKHLDNLKGTFAKLSELHCDQLHVDPENFRLLGNLIVVVLARRFGNEFNPDVQASFQKVVAGVANALTHKYH; from the exons ATGGTGCATCTGTCTGCTGAGGAGAAGGAGGCCGTCCTCGGCCTGTGGGGCAAAGTGAATGTGGACGAAGTTGGTGGTGAGGCCCTGGGCAG GCTGCTGGTTGTCTACCCCTGGACTCAGAGGTTCTTCGAGTCCTTCGGGGACCTGTCCAGTGCCGATGCCGTCATCGGCAATCCCAAGGTGAAGGCCCACGGCAAGAAGGTGCTCCAGTCCTTCAGTGACGGCCTGAAACATCTCGACAACCTCAAGGGCACCTTTGCTAAGCTGAGTGAGCTGCATTGCGACCAGCTGCACGTGGATCCTGAGAACTTCAGG CTCCTGGGCAACTTGATAGTGGTTGTTCTGGCTCGCCGCTTTGGCAATGAATTCAACCCGGACGTGCAGGCTTCTTTTCAGAAGGTGGTGGCTGGTGTGGCCAATGCCCTGACCCACAAGTACCACTGA